CGAGCCACGAAAGCGCCGTGAGCCAGGGGCCGTCCTCACCATTTTTCGCGCGGTGCACCTCCAGGATCGACTCCGCGCTCAAGAGGTCCCCTGCGGCAATCTTGTTCCGGATTCCGGAAGAGGGGGACGGTGGCGGGGCAGGCGCCGCGGCCGCGGCAGGCGGTGCGGCAACCTGGGCGTGGGCGAACCCGGCGGTGAAGAACAGTATGAGTAAAATCGATGTTACGAAGCGCATTGTAGTTTTTTCCTTTCGATTGTCATTCTGAGGAGCGAAGCGACGAAGAATCTGTCATCCTAATTCATCTAGCGCAGAGATCCTTCGCTTCGCTCAGGATGACAAGCGTAGGCTCAGGGTGACAAAGCTGGACAAACGCCTAGAGCCAACCGAGCGAAAGCTTTTTCTGTAATTCTTTGATCCCGAACCGCGACGCGACGACGATGGTCACAGCGCCGCCTGCGTCGAGATCCACGAAGTTGTTGCTGAACGTCGTCTCCCCGCCGTGGATGCGAGCGCAGACACCCATTGCGAATTTATCCGAGCGGAGCTTTAATTCCACCGTTCCATCCTTCGTCTTGCGAAACGTCCCGGTCACGCGCGCGCGAGGCAGGCCGAGGTGTTTGGGTTCCAGGAAGAAGAACCGGTTCTCGGAGAGCGGCGCTCCCTGGTCGCGCAGAGTCGCATGAAGATAATGAATCGACGGATCAAAGTCCTCATAGCGCCCGCGATCGATCGTAAAGACCCGGTGCGAGGTGTTTTGCGGTACGCTGAGCGGCACCACCTTCAGCCAGGCCTGCTTCCCTTCGACTGAGCGAAGAGCGATCGCAACCGAGCCCGCCGCCGGTTCTGTGCGGTCGTTTGTGACCCACACTTCGACCCCCTCCGGGACCCCCTTGAAACTGACGAGCAGGGGAGCGTAAAACCTCTTTGCAAAGTAGTACCCCGCCTTGGGGCGGAGCCCGCTATCGATCACCGCCCAGCTGCTGACCGGCCAGCAGTCGTTCAATTGCCAGAAGAGAGCTCCCGCCGAGAGGAACTTCCTCCTCCGCCAGTGCTCCACCCCGCATTTCAGCGCATGCGCCTGGACCAGCTGGCTCTTATAGAGGAAGCGGTCGAACCTTTCCCCCAGGCGGTAATGCGCCGCCTGAAAACGGATCAGCCGCTCCGTCCCCTCGACCTGCTTGTTGTGGCGTTCCATCACCGCGCTCTGGATGTGGCGGTCCGATTCCAGTGTCACCTCCTTCATCGTTTCCGGGTCGGCCCCGGCCTGAAAGCCGAACTCCGTCACGAATCGCGCAGAATCCTTTTCGTATCCGGTGTAATCCTTCCACGCGCTCCAGACTGTCCACTGGTGATGGTTGCCGTTCGATTCGGCGTTCGGGAAGCCCGCTCCGAAGGGAGAGCTTCGCCAGTAGGGCCGCGTTCCGTCGAGTTCCCGGCAGACGCGCTTCAGGATATCCCGAAAAATCCTCGCCCCCCTCATGTCGTCCGGCTTCTTCCCCGGATGATCGGTGCAATACGACCATTCGCATTCGTTGTTCCCGCACCAGAGGACGATGCTCGCGTGATTGCGCAATCTTCGGACGACGGATTCAGCTTCATCACGAGCCTGATTCAGGAACCACGGCTCCTCGGGGTACTCCCCGCAGGCGTACATGAAGTCCTGCCATACCATCAGTCCGAGCCGGTCGCAGAGCTCGTAGAAGATTTCCTCCTCGTAGATTCCGCCCCCCCAGACGCGAATCATGTTCATGTGAGCGTCCCGCGCCATCGTCAGGAGCGTCGTGTAGGTCTCATCGGAAACCCTCGGAAGAAAGGTATCGCACGGGATCCAATCGGCTCCCTTGCAGAAGGTCTTGACGCCGTTGACTTCGATGATGAACGTTGTTCCCTCCCTGTCGCGATCCTGGAGGAGTTTGACCGTGCGAATTGCGAATGTGGTCTCAACCCTGTCCGCCACCTTTCCTCCGATCGACACGAAGAAGAGGGCGGAGTACAACGGCTGGCTCCCCGATCCGCTCGGCCACCAGAGCTCGGGGTCGGGGATGCGAATACGAAGCGTCTCACGGTGTTTTTTCACGACCTTCACGGCTTCGAAAGAGGTCCTTCCTCCTTTGACCATCGCGCGAAGCTCGAGCGGCCCGGCGGATATTCCCCGGATATCCACGGAGAGTTCGAGATGAGCCTCACTCCCGGAAACCGAAAGGACCTTGACGAAGGGATGCGCCAACCGAACATACGGGGTCGCCTCGATCGAAATTCTGCGCCAGATGCCGGATGTGGTCAGTTTCGGCCCCCAATCCCAGCCGAAGGAGTACTGGGCCTTCCGGACGTACACGCGCTGGGGGCTGTGGGAGACGGCGAGCCTGCCGTGTTTCTGTTCAAGACGGTTCGCACGCACCTCGGGCGCATCGAGGAGGATCTCAATCCTGTTCATCCCCGCACGGAGATACCGGGTCACATCGAACCTGTGCTCGATGAACATGTTTGAGGAGGATCCCGCCGATTTTCCGTTTATCCGGATCGTCGCGTAGGTGTCGAGCCCCGCGGCCGCGAGCTCGAGCTTGTACGTCTTCAAGAGACGGGCCGGAATCCGGAATGAGCGGCGGTACTCCCAGGCCACCGAATCTACCCATTGAACCGCAGACTCGTTCAGCCGGTAGAACGGATCGGGAATCTTTTTGTTGGCCAGCAGGTCGGTGTGGACCGTCCCCGGGACCGACGCCTTCATCCAGCGCGTGAGGCTCCGGGATTTCGGCGGGAGGGTCCGGTATTTATCCACCGCCCTGAATTGCCATCGCCCGTTGAGATTGATAGATTTTGTCATGATCGGATGAGATCCTAAGTTAGTGGAATGCAGTTTACCATTCGTATCGGTAGCCGCAGCCTTTAGGATGCGGTCCGCTCCCACGCGGAGCGTGGGAGCGAGAAAAGCCCGCAAGCTGAAGCTTGCGGCTACCGGTCCGGCTACCGTATCAGCAGCAGTTTCCTCGTCATCTGCGAACCGGGAGTCGTGAGCCGGTAAAAGTAGACGCCGCCCGGCTGGTTGCCGGCATCCCATGTGACATGGTACGTTCCCGGACTCTTATCCTGATTGACCAGCAACGCGATCTCGCGGCCGAGCAGATCGTAAACCGCGAGCACTACGCGGCCCGCCCGGAAATTTCTGTCGTTGTGTCCCGGCGCGGCCGGAACGGAATAATCGATGCGCGTGACGGGATTAAACGGGTTCGGATAGTTCTGGCTCAACATGAAGCCGTTGGGGACGACTGGATCCTGCCCGGCGGAGGAGAGGCCGCTCGCAAGCCCCTGAATCTGATTGACTGTCAGCGGGTGGTCGTAGATGCGGATCTCGTCGAGCACTCCCTGAAAGTTGTACGTCTGTTCCGTCGGGAGATCCTGCCCGACGGTGAGATCGATCGTGGTCGTCAGAATTGGACCCGACCAGGTCGAGAATGCGTCAAGGTTGCCGTTCAGGTAAAGCTCAAAATCCGATCCGTCGTAGAGCCCCGTCACGTTGTACCAGGTCCCGGTCGTGAGTTCGGTCTCGGAGTCGAGATCCTTAATTCCGGCTGAGGTCTTCACAGTCCACCGGAGATGATTATTCGTGATGGAGAGCTTCCAGCGATTTTGCCAGTTCCCATGGGAAAGCGGATATTGCTCCCGGGTAAAAAAAGCGCCGATTTTCATCCAGAAATTCACCGTGATCGCCTGTTGAAAATTGAGGCCCGCGGAATTGGGAACGTCTATATACCCCGTTGTTCCGTTGAACGAAGCGGCTCTCCCCGCGGCGCCGTTCCGGTCGGCCACGAACGTGACGTTGTGGAGGGCGCCGTTGTTGTTGAAACCGCTTGAATCGACCGCGTTGCCGCTAAGCGGAAAATAGGCCAACATGTTTCCGTTCTGAACCAGCGAAAAATCTCTCACTTCAATGCCGATGCTGTCGAGCGCCTCACCGCCGCGCCCATCGTCGACCGTGCAATAAATAAAGTAGTTGCCGGCAACAGAGGGGGCGGTCCAGCTCACCGTGGGCCCTGAGCCGGCAACGGAACCCTGGTTCGATGCCCATGTGTAGGTGAGAGAGTCGGAGTCGGGGTCGCTTGCGCTGCAGGCCAACTGGGTCCCCGATCCCAGGTCGATTTTCCTCGGGTCAGCGGCCATTTTCGATATCAAGGGAGGATGGTCGATAAAGGCGGCCACGCTGAGGATAACGCGCGCGGAGTCCTCCCCGCCGTGGCCGTCCATGATGGTGCACCTCACCGTATCGCTCCCAATCGAATCGGGCGCGACCCACCGAACAGAGCTCCCGGCGCCGAGCACGCTTCCGCGGGATGATCGCCATACGAACGTGAGGTTGTCGCCGTTGCGGTCGGAGGCGGTACAGTAGAATCTGGCGGTGTCCGAGCGGAGGAGGGTTGACTTGTCCGCCGCGAGAGCCTTGATCCTCGGGGGATAATTCGCAACGGGATGCCCTGAATGGAAATCGACGACGACACCGTCGATGAGCATCCTGTCGAGATCGTAAGCGACCGCGCCGCCCGCGGGGGCGACAACGATCAGCGCTGCGCTATTCTGCCCGAGCAGGAGCGGGGTGGAACCCGTTACTCCCGTGCTCAGAAATGTTTTCGAGACCGCGTCGTAGAGATCGTGTTGCCCGGGTCCGGCGTCGATGCCGACCGTCGCCGCAGAATCGTACGGGTTGTACAACAGATAGGTCGGATACGCCGGGGCATGGTAGTAATCCGTTTTTAGAACGTCGAGCTTGAGGATCATCGGGACCCCCGTGGTGTCGACGATCCCTCCGAGAATTCCGGCGTGGGAGGAGGAGTAGAGCGTGAGCGTCGTCTGTCCCCATCCGCCGCTGATGGCGTCTCCCGTCGCATAGGGCGAAGTGCTTCCGTTAAACTGGCGAAGCGCCTCATGGGCGATCACGGAGCCCGAATCGTAGTGGCTCGACCACTGTCTGCTGTCCTGGCGGTTGTCGGGCAGGTAATTGGGATAGAAGAGCCGCGAAGCATTGGCCGCGTTCAGGACCCATTTTGCGATCGCTCTTGCAAACCGCGGCTCGTACCGCACCAGGGGGACAAGCGCGCCGATCTGCTCGAAGGTATTCATCGAGAAGGCGTAATCGTTGATCCCGTTCACCTCGCCGATCAGTCCGCTGCAGTCGTACCCGCCCCAGGTCCCGACCATGGCGCCCCAGGAGCGAAGGGGGCCCACGTTAAAACACCAGTTCACCATCTTATCGACATCGTACGCCGTTCCGAGCTCGGCGTTCATCCGCGCGGCGAGGTATGTGCCGTACGGGAGCTGCAACTCGTAGGAGGGATTCGAGGCCTGCGCGTTGAGAAATTCCATCGCCCACTCGGCCCCGATACGGTAGCGCGCATCCCCTGTATTGACGTACGCGTTGTACGACAGCCACGCGATGGCCCCGGACGCTTCCGGCTCGCGCACGCCGTTATCGTACGGGGTCATGGTCTGGAGATACCATCCACGGTGATTCATATTAGGGACCTGCCACGGCGCGGTGTTTCCGCCCATCGCACGGAGGGCCTCGTTCCACCGGTCCGCGACCGTGGTGAACTGGTAGTTGAAATCGCCCGTCCCGGGATAGAGGGAGTTGAGCTGGTAGAAGAAGACGTTCGGCATCGTCTCATACCACCAATCGTCGCCCGTATCGTCCACGGGGTGGTTCTTGTAGACATTCTGGCTTGCGCGCCGGTTGAACCACTCTTCAGCCATCAGGCTCCAAGGGTAACCGTTCTGGTTGCTTTTATCTATACCGGCGAGCGTCGCGCTCACGACGGCCGGCAGGCAATTGATCCCCTCCGCCGATCCGGGGGCGTTGGTCCCGACGACCGTGTGGAGCCCGAAACTGTTATGGGATGGGTAATTGACGGGGGATGTGTTGAGCCAGACAAGAGGAAGATACGCGCCTGTGAGGTTGAAATTGAAGACCAGCGAATCGTAACCTCGCGCGACCTCTTTCCAGTTGCGCATGAGATAGGGGGACGGCCGGTTGGGCATCAGATCGATGCGGGGAACGGACGTTTGCTGGGCGGAGAGATCAGCCCCGTTGAGGACCAGGGCCGCGGCGATTATGATCACCCGTACGTTGCTCATCCAACTACCTCTGATTGTTATCCGGATCCCGCAAGCTAAAGCTTGCGGCTACCGATGCCTCTAGATATTCGGTAGCCGCAGCCTTTAGGCTGCGGTCTCTGTCCCGCGAAACGGAACGCGACCTGAAGGTCGCGCCTACCGGGCCCCGCCTCAATCATGTTTTCGCGCTTCCTGAAACTCCGCACTCTTCGTCCCTTCCAGAATCAGCAACTCCGGCTTCTTCAGGTCGATTGCGAGTGTCAGCTCCTCACCGGCCGGATTGCGGAAGAGCCCACAGATATAGTCCGAACCACGCCGGCTGAAGACCTTCTTGTAATAAAGATACTTCCTGGCAAGAGGGAGCTGCTCCACCTCGACAAGCGTGGCGAGGGCTTCGATCGTCGACTCCGCGCCCGAGTTCCTGTTGAGCGTCGTCGAATCCCTGATTCCGTCGAAGCATCGCCCGTTTGCGGAATCGTACATCGGCTGCCCGAGGACGTTGTTCCCAAGAAGCCACGAGGCCGCCAATCCGGACATCGTGAGATAACGGGGGTCATTCGTCGCTTCGTACAACCGGATCAAGCCCACCGCCATCGGACGGACGGCGTACGCGATCTGTTCAAACCCGGTCCTCTTCGTGCTGTCCGCCACGTCGAGCTCCTTCATGAACCCCTCGATGAGCAAACGGCTGTACCACCCTTCCGCTTCACGCCTGGCTGATTCGACCATCGTCGAGTCTTTCAGAATCCTGCCCGAGAGCGCGAGGGCCTGAGTCTGGCCGTTTCCCCACATGTGCCACATCGTCTCCCACGACCGGTGCAACCCGTAGGGGAATGTCTTCAGGTCGCCCTCCTGCATCGTCATAAGAGCGCGGGCGAGCTTCTCGATGTACCCCTTCACCCTCTTATCCTTCGTGGCCGCGAAATAATTGTTCAGCCCCAGGAGCAGCTCAGACGTCGCATCCGCGCCAGACTCGTAGAAGAGCCACCCCGGAATGCGAAGATGGCGAACCTCTTTCTCCTTGCCGTAGGCCGCTAGGAGCGAATCGATATTCGGGAAGGTTCGTTCCACCCCCAGGCGAAGCATGGCCGCGAACGACGAATCCTTCGGGGCCAGTATCCTGCAGCCGAGCCCCATCGACCAGACAGCCCGGGCGGCCCACCACCCGAACGACTTGAAGCTGGTCTTGCCCCCGGTATTGATGGAGTGGTCCTGAAGGACAAAGTTGTAGAATTTGCCGTCGGGAGTTTCCATCTTCACGATGAATTTCAGGAGCGAAACCGCTCTCTTTCGGCTCTCTTCAGATCCGGTGAGCTCATAATGGCGGAGATAGACGACGGCAGCCCGGCCGGCGTCATCCACGCAAGCGACGCCCTCGAGCCCCGATTCGGCGGCGCCGACCCAGCCGTAATCGGGGTAATTGGCATAGACGTGCACAATATCGACGCTGTCTCCGAGAAATTCGATCCGCTCCGTCAGGTGCCGGAGGTGATTGAAATTGACGAGCCCTGCCTGTTCCTGCGCGCAGAGTATCGGCAGGACCATCAGCAGAAGAGAGAAAGCCGCGAGCACCCGTTTCATGAGCCCCTCCATGTTCGTTCGAGAAACGACTCCACCTGTGAGCGGGTCGGGAGAGAGGAAATGACGCCGAATCTTGTCGCCGTCAGGGCGCCTGCCGCGTTCGCGAACCTGCAGATCGACTCAAGCGCGGTTGCAGGAAGCTCTCCGAACCGGTTTGCGTTTTTCAGAATCCCGAAGAGCAGGGCGGCAAGAAAACTATCCCCGCATCCGGTCGTGTCGACGGCCCTCACCCTGAATCCGGGGACGAACACCGAGGTCCCGCCGGTGTAGGCGTGGCATCCCCTCCCGCCGGCGGTGATCACGACGATGAGCGGTCCGAGGCCGAGGAGTTTTCGCGCGGCGCCATGGACGCTCCTGCTCCCTGTCAGGAATTGCGCCTCGGTGTCGTTCAGCCGCAGGATCGAGCTCAGCTTCACCATGGCAAGAGAAACGTGTTTTGCCTCGCGCCGGGAGTTCCAGAGGGACAACCTTATGTTAGGGTCGAACGAGACCGCCATTCCGGATCGTACGGCCTTTTGCGCAATCTCTATCATGGTCGTGCGTGCAGGCTCTCTCAGAAGCGGAAATGATCCCAGATGAACGATTCTGGATCCTGAAATCTGCGTGAAGTCGATGTCCCGGGTCTCAATGAATTCATCCGCCGGATCGCGTTCCCAGAAGGCGAAATCGCGGTCGCCGGATTTCGTCCGCGAGACGAACGCGAGCCTGGTCCGGCGCGCGCCGTCGGTGCGGATGCCCGAGGTGTCCACGCCCCGCTTCCCGAGTTCGCGCTTCAGGAATTCCCCGAAGGGATCGCGCCCGACTTTTCCGAGGAATGCGGTGCGGACGCCCAGCCGGGAAAGTCCGACAGCGACGTTCGCCGCCGCCCCTCCCGCATGTTTCAAAAATCCGGGCGAATCTACAAGCGTAACCCCCGCCCTCGTCGACACGAAATCCACGATCACTTCACCGACGCACGAAACCTCAGCAGGCCGTTTCATGAGTGCGGTAGAATGATGCTCTTGATCGTCAGGCCCTCGCGCTGGTGCCGAAGCGCCTCGCCCACCCCGTCGAGGGGGAACTGGTCTATCCGGAAGAGGTCTGTCCGGACCTTCCCGGCGTCGAGCAGGGCGATCGAACGGCCGAAGGTGTGCGGATTCACGTACGAACCGACGATCGTCAGCTCCTTGAAATAAACCTGGTTGGGCTCCACGGGGATGGTGGCGCCCGGGGGGCTCACGCCGAAGAATTCGACGGTTCCGCCGCGCCGGGCCAGCTCGACCGCTAGTTTCATCGTTTCCACCTTTCCGACGCACTCGATCACCGCATCGGTGCCTTCGGGGAAGAGATCGCGCAGGGCGGAATTCGGGTCTCCGTCGGAGGGATTCAAGACCAGATCCGCTCCCAGAAGCGAGGCGATCTGCCGCTTTTCCTTCAAAGGCTCGAGAACGATCGTCTTTCCCGCGCCGGCATTCCTGGCGAGCTGGAGCATCAGGAGTCCGATCGTTCCTCCTCCGATGATGGCGACCGCATCTCCCTGCCGGATGTTCGCCCTGTCGATTCCATGAATCGCGCAGGAGACCGGCTCGATGAAAGCGCTCGCCTCGGTCGACATCCCGGCCGGGATCGGATGGAGCTGGGACTCCGGAACGATGCAGAACTCGGCCATGCCCCCGTCGATATCCACACCGAGCGCCCGGAGATTCGAACAGAGATGCACCAGGCCCCGGCGGCAGAAAAAGCACGCGCCGCAGGAGATGTTCGGATCGACCGCCACGCGGAGGCCGGTCTTGCCGCTGCCTGCCCCGCGCGCCCCGGACTCGACGACCCCGGCATATTCATGCCCGAGCACGACCGGAGGAGTGGAACGCGAGGTTCCCTCCACGATGTGGACGTCCGTCCCGCAGACGCCGCAGGCGTCCACCCGGACGAGCACCTCTCCCGCCTCCAGTTTGCGGAGGGGCTTCGTCGTGACCGTCAGGTCGTGCGGCTTGTTAAACAGCGCGACTTTCATCTGTTCTGAAATTTGAGTTCCACCGTCTGGGGCGCGTCGGTCCCGACAAGAGAAATGCGGTACTCGATCAGCCCGTCGGGGCCGATCGACCGCTTGTAGGAGGTTCTGGCCTTCCCGTCGATCAACATCTTCTTCAGAAAGAAGGGTGAGATGACGCGTGCGGCGATCCGATGGAGCTTGAAGGAGGAGAGGAGCAGCGTCATCGTCCCGGTATTCCCGGAATACCCGGCGTGTTGCAGGATCGCGTTGACGCTCTCAAGGTAAGGGGTCTCGGGCGTGCCGTAGGTTGCGGCGAGCGAGCCCGGGGCGCGGGCGTCGAGCGGCAGGACAAGCGAGGGCAGGCTCCGGCCTCCGCTCACGATCGAACGCAACCGGTCGGCCTTTCCTGTCAGCGTCACTTCGTGCGATCCGCCGAAGGCGTAGGTGCAACGGATCGAATCGGGCATGAGGGGGAGCTCCTCCGCAAGAGAAAGGTTCCATTCGTTATCCCGGAACCCGCAGAGCTCGTAGAGCACGTTGAGATAGAACCCGGCCGCCCACATGAACGAGGGCTTGTCGATCATCCCGAACTTCGGGGATGAGTGATCGGAGAACCGGTATTCGTACATCGCGGGAACCCCCTGCGGACTCCGCGCCACGCCGTCGAGCGTCATGACCGCCTTCACAAATTTCAGGGCGCTATCCGCCCGCCCGATCGAGTTGAGCGCGAGCGCATACCATGCGTTCGCGTGCGGCCAGATCCCGCCGTTCGCGTAGAGATACGGGTCGCCCGCTTCGTTCCCCGCGAAGCGGAAAAAACTCCGCGCGGAATCGGTATGGAAATCGGGGGGAGCGACATTCATGATGCCGGCCGGAAAACGGAGGAGCTTCGAGGCGGCGCTCCCGACGAGCGATTCCGACCTGGATCGATCGAGTTCGCCGTAGACCGCGCCGAGGAGCGACCCCATATAATAGTGCTCGTCTTTTCTTCCTTCGTTGTAGTTGATCAGGTACTTGAGCGAGTCGTCCCAGAGGCGGTCGTTCAGCGCCTTCTGCATCGCTTCGGCGAGGTATTCGTATTCGAGGAGGCCTTCAGAGCGGTGTCCCAGGAGGGTGCTGATATAGACGTAATCCCGCAGCGCCCGTACGGTGAGGATCGTGAGATAGGATCTCGGGCCTTCGCGGTGCCCGATGTCCCACCAATCGGGGCGGTAGGCATGCATGAGGTTTTCCGGGGTCCGGTGGGAAAGGATTTCTGTCAGGCTCTTCGTCACAAGCGGGTAGAGAAGATTCCCCAGGGAGTCATCACCCGAGTGGCGGAGGTACCGCGCCGTTACGATGATGAACCAGAGATGGTTCCAGTTTTCCGGATCGCAGTATTCAGTCTTGTATCCGTCGTCGCGCCAGTAGTAGGCGTGGGGGATGATGAGGTCTTTCGAATGAGACGCGACGTACGACAGGTTTTGACGAACGCGATCGAGGTCGAAATTGACCGCTCCCAGGTTCGTCAGGATAAGGTCGTGCGTGAAAAAGAAGTTGTATTCCGCCGGACAGGGCATCGGAACGACCTCGCCGTCGAGAGCATGCCGGTTCGTGGCGAGAAGCCCCCGGGCCCAGATCGCGGAGCGGTCAAGCCACTCATCGCCGGTCACGAAGCGCGCCTCTTCCCGCGCTT
The sequence above is a segment of the Bacteroidota bacterium genome. Coding sequences within it:
- a CDS encoding sugar-binding domain-containing protein, which codes for MTKSINLNGRWQFRAVDKYRTLPPKSRSLTRWMKASVPGTVHTDLLANKKIPDPFYRLNESAVQWVDSVAWEYRRSFRIPARLLKTYKLELAAAGLDTYATIRINGKSAGSSSNMFIEHRFDVTRYLRAGMNRIEILLDAPEVRANRLEQKHGRLAVSHSPQRVYVRKAQYSFGWDWGPKLTTSGIWRRISIEATPYVRLAHPFVKVLSVSGSEAHLELSVDIRGISAGPLELRAMVKGGRTSFEAVKVVKKHRETLRIRIPDPELWWPSGSGSQPLYSALFFVSIGGKVADRVETTFAIRTVKLLQDRDREGTTFIIEVNGVKTFCKGADWIPCDTFLPRVSDETYTTLLTMARDAHMNMIRVWGGGIYEEEIFYELCDRLGLMVWQDFMYACGEYPEEPWFLNQARDEAESVVRRLRNHASIVLWCGNNECEWSYCTDHPGKKPDDMRGARIFRDILKRVCRELDGTRPYWRSSPFGAGFPNAESNGNHHQWTVWSAWKDYTGYEKDSARFVTEFGFQAGADPETMKEVTLESDRHIQSAVMERHNKQVEGTERLIRFQAAHYRLGERFDRFLYKSQLVQAHALKCGVEHWRRRKFLSAGALFWQLNDCWPVSSWAVIDSGLRPKAGYYFAKRFYAPLLVSFKGVPEGVEVWVTNDRTEPAAGSVAIALRSVEGKQAWLKVVPLSVPQNTSHRVFTIDRGRYEDFDPSIHYLHATLRDQGAPLSENRFFFLEPKHLGLPRARVTGTFRKTKDGTVELKLRSDKFAMGVCARIHGGETTFSNNFVDLDAGGAVTIVVASRFGIKELQKKLSLGWL
- a CDS encoding LamG-like jellyroll fold domain-containing protein; protein product: MSNVRVIIIAAALVLNGADLSAQQTSVPRIDLMPNRPSPYLMRNWKEVARGYDSLVFNFNLTGAYLPLVWLNTSPVNYPSHNSFGLHTVVGTNAPGSAEGINCLPAVVSATLAGIDKSNQNGYPWSLMAEEWFNRRASQNVYKNHPVDDTGDDWWYETMPNVFFYQLNSLYPGTGDFNYQFTTVADRWNEALRAMGGNTAPWQVPNMNHRGWYLQTMTPYDNGVREPEASGAIAWLSYNAYVNTGDARYRIGAEWAMEFLNAQASNPSYELQLPYGTYLAARMNAELGTAYDVDKMVNWCFNVGPLRSWGAMVGTWGGYDCSGLIGEVNGINDYAFSMNTFEQIGALVPLVRYEPRFARAIAKWVLNAANASRLFYPNYLPDNRQDSRQWSSHYDSGSVIAHEALRQFNGSTSPYATGDAISGGWGQTTLTLYSSSHAGILGGIVDTTGVPMILKLDVLKTDYYHAPAYPTYLLYNPYDSAATVGIDAGPGQHDLYDAVSKTFLSTGVTGSTPLLLGQNSAALIVVAPAGGAVAYDLDRMLIDGVVVDFHSGHPVANYPPRIKALAADKSTLLRSDTARFYCTASDRNGDNLTFVWRSSRGSVLGAGSSVRWVAPDSIGSDTVRCTIMDGHGGEDSARVILSVAAFIDHPPLISKMAADPRKIDLGSGTQLACSASDPDSDSLTYTWASNQGSVAGSGPTVSWTAPSVAGNYFIYCTVDDGRGGEALDSIGIEVRDFSLVQNGNMLAYFPLSGNAVDSSGFNNNGALHNVTFVADRNGAAGRAASFNGTTGYIDVPNSAGLNFQQAITVNFWMKIGAFFTREQYPLSHGNWQNRWKLSITNNHLRWTVKTSAGIKDLDSETELTTGTWYNVTGLYDGSDFELYLNGNLDAFSTWSGPILTTTIDLTVGQDLPTEQTYNFQGVLDEIRIYDHPLTVNQIQGLASGLSSAGQDPVVPNGFMLSQNYPNPFNPVTRIDYSVPAAPGHNDRNFRAGRVVLAVYDLLGREIALLVNQDKSPGTYHVTWDAGNQPGGVYFYRLTTPGSQMTRKLLLIR
- a CDS encoding carbohydrate kinase; amino-acid sequence: MKRPAEVSCVGEVIVDFVSTRAGVTLVDSPGFLKHAGGAAANVAVGLSRLGVRTAFLGKVGRDPFGEFLKRELGKRGVDTSGIRTDGARRTRLAFVSRTKSGDRDFAFWERDPADEFIETRDIDFTQISGSRIVHLGSFPLLREPARTTMIEIAQKAVRSGMAVSFDPNIRLSLWNSRREAKHVSLAMVKLSSILRLNDTEAQFLTGSRSVHGAARKLLGLGPLIVVITAGGRGCHAYTGGTSVFVPGFRVRAVDTTGCGDSFLAALLFGILKNANRFGELPATALESICRFANAAGALTATRFGVISSLPTRSQVESFLERTWRGS
- a CDS encoding zinc-dependent alcohol dehydrogenase family protein yields the protein MKVALFNKPHDLTVTTKPLRKLEAGEVLVRVDACGVCGTDVHIVEGTSRSTPPVVLGHEYAGVVESGARGAGSGKTGLRVAVDPNISCGACFFCRRGLVHLCSNLRALGVDIDGGMAEFCIVPESQLHPIPAGMSTEASAFIEPVSCAIHGIDRANIRQGDAVAIIGGGTIGLLMLQLARNAGAGKTIVLEPLKEKRQIASLLGADLVLNPSDGDPNSALRDLFPEGTDAVIECVGKVETMKLAVELARRGGTVEFFGVSPPGATIPVEPNQVYFKELTIVGSYVNPHTFGRSIALLDAGKVRTDLFRIDQFPLDGVGEALRHQREGLTIKSIILPHS